A single window of Sparus aurata chromosome 12, fSpaAur1.1, whole genome shotgun sequence DNA harbors:
- the LOC115592505 gene encoding tripartite motif-containing protein 16-like, which yields MKALESCMVFLVSLVCLVCLVSYFEKHLQLHYGSPMFEHHKLVEPNEKLQENICSRHNEVMKMFCRTDQQSICYLCSVDQHKGHDIVTAAAERTERQRELEVSLHNIQQRIQDREEDVKVLQQEVEVINHSADKAVEDSEKIFTQLIRLMEKRRSDVKQQVRSQQETEVSRVKELQKKLEQEITELKRKDAELKKLSHTEDHNQFLHNYPSLSALSESTHSSSINICSLKYSEDVTAAVSEVRDKLQDVLREMWRNILVTVTEVDVLLSQSEPITRAGFLKYSCEITLDPNTANKYLLLSEGNRKVTRMEDEQSYSDHPDRFMWFDQVLSRESLTGRCYWEVERRGEAVRVAVAYKNISRSGSSFESLFGCNDKSWSLTCYSGSYFFWHNNITTLISGPQSSRVGVYLDHSAGILSFYSVSDTMTLLHRVQTTFTQPLHAGLRLYDGTTAELCKLK from the coding sequence ATGAAAGCCCTCGAGTCCTGTATGGTCTTTTTGGTCTCTCTGGTCTGTCTGGTCTGTCTGGTCTCTTACTttgagaaacacctccagcttCATTATGGATCACCTATGTTTGAACaccacaagctggtggagcccaatgagaagctccaggagaacatctgctctcgtcataatgaggtgatgaagatgttctgccgtactgatcagcagtctatctgttatctctgctctgtggatcaacataaaggccacgacatagtgacagctgcagcagagaggactgagaggcagagagagctggaggtgagtctacacaacatccagcagagaatccaggacagagaggaagatgtgaaggtgcttcaacaggaggtggaggtcaTCAATcactctgctgataaagcagtggaggacagtgagaagatcttcacccagctgatccgtctcatggagaaaagacgctctgatgtgaagcagcaggtcagatcccagcaggaaactgaagtgagtcgagtcaaagagcttcagaagaagctggagcaggagatcactgagctgaagaggaaagacgctgagctgaagaagctctcacacacagaggatcacaaccagtttctacacaactacccctcactgtcagcactcagtgagtctacacactcatccagcatcaatatCTGTTCTCTGAAGTACtctgaggatgtgacagcagctgtgtcagaggtcagagacaaactacaggacgtcctgagagagatgTGGAGAAACATCTTAGTGACAGtgactgaagtggatgttttactgtctcaATCAGAGCCCATTACCAGAGCTGGATTCTTaaaatattcatgtgaaatcacactggatccaaacacagcaaacaaataTCTGTTATtgtctgaggggaacagaaaagtaacACGAATGGAAGATGAACAGTCTTATTCtgatcacccagacagattcatgTGGTTTgatcaggtcctgagtagagagagtctgactggacgttgttactgggaggtggagaggagaggagaagcagTCAGAGTAGCAGTTGCATACAAGAACATCAGCAGATCAGGGAGCTCCTTTGAAAGTCTATTTGGATGTAATGACAAATCCTGGTCGTTAACTTGTTACAGTGgcagttattttttttggcacaaCAATATCACCACTCTCATCTCAGGTCctcagtcctccagagttggagtgtacctggatcacagtgcaggtattctgtccttctacagcgtctctgacaccatgactctcctccacagagtccagaccacattcactcagcctctccaTGCTGGACTTCGGCTTTATGATGGAACCACTGCTGAGTTGTGTAAACTCAAATAG
- the LOC115592506 gene encoding tripartite motif-containing protein 16-like, protein MAQKEVQLDRETFSCAICLDLLKDPVTIPCGHSYCKNCMKDHWDKEDWKKIHSCPQCRQIFTPRPVLVKNTMLAVLVEELKKTGLQAAPADHCYAGPEDVACDVCTGRKRKALKSCLSCPASYCEKHLQHHYEAAPLKKHKLVEPSEKLQENICSRHDEVMKMVCRTDQQCICYLCSVDQHKGHDTVTAAAERTERQRELEGSRQNIQQRIQDREKDVKVLQQEVEAINGSADKTVKDSEKMLTKLIYLMKKRRSDVKQQVRSQQETEVSRIKELQEKLEQEITELKRKDAELKKLSHTEDHNQFLQNYPSLSALSESTHSFSINIRPLKYFEDVTAAVSEVRDKLQDVLRETWTNISLTVTEVDVLLSQPENMTRVDFLKYSCEITLDPNTANTHLILSEGNRKVTRMESKQSYSSHPDRFTDWTQVLSRESLTGRCYWEVERTAGAVAVAYKNISRARMMNESFFGWNDKSWSLFWNNDSCDFWYNNIHTPVSGPESSRVGVYLDHSAGILSFYSVSDTMTLLHKVQTTFTQPLYAGLHVYPGTTAELCKLK, encoded by the coding sequence atggcaCAGAAAGAAGTTCAGCTGGATCGGGAAACCTTCTCTTGTGCGATCTGtctggatctactgaaggatccggtgactattccctgtggacacagttactgcaagaactgtatgAAAGATCACTGGGACAAAGAAgattggaagaaaatccacagctgccctcagtgtaggcagatcttcacaccgaggcctgtccTGGTTAAAAACACCATGCtagcagttttagtggaggagctgaagaagactggactccaagctgctcctgctgatcactgctatgctggacctgaagatgtggcctgtgatgtctgcactgggaggaaacggAAAGCCCTCAAGTCCTGTTTATCCTGTCcggcctcttactgtgagaaacacctgcagcatcaTTATGAAGCAGctcctttaaagaaacacaagctggtggagccgtcagagaagctccaggagaacatctgctctcgtcatgatgaggtgatgaagatggtcTGTCggactgatcagcagtgtatctgttatctctgctctgtggatcaacataaaggccacgacacagtgacagctgcagcagagaggactgagaggcagagagagctggaagGGAGTCGAcaaaacatccagcagagaatccaggacagagagaaagacgtGAAGGTGCTTCAACaagaggtggaggccatcaatggctctgctgataaaacaGTGAAGGACAGTGAGAAGATGTTGACAAAGCTGATCTATCTCATGaagaaaagacgctctgatgtgaagcagcaggtcagatcccagcaggaaactgaagtgagtcgaatcaaagagcttcaggagaagctggagcaggagatcactgagctgaagaggaaagacgctgagctgaagaagctctcacacacagaggatcacaaccagtttctacaaaactacccctcactgtcagcactcagtgagtctacacactcattcAGCATCAatatccgtcctctcaagtactttgaggatgtgacagcagctgtgtcagaggtcagagacaaactacaggacgtcctgagagagacatggacaaacatctcactgacagtgactgaagtggatgttttactgtcacaacCAGAGAACATGACCAGAGTGGACTTCTTAAAATATTcttgtgaaatcacactggatccaaacacagcaaacacacatctgatattatctgaggggaacaggaAAGTAACAAGAATGGAAAGTaaacagtcttattctagtcacccagacagattcactgactggactcaggtcctgagtagagagagtctgactggacgttgttactgggaggtggagaggacaGCGGGAGCAGTAGCAGttgcatacaagaatatcagcagagcaaGGATGATGAATGAAAGTTTCTTTGGATGGaatgacaaatcttggtcaTTATTTTGGAACAATGACAGTTGTGACTTTTGGTACAACAATATCCATACTCCAGTCTCAGGTCCtgagtcctccagagttggagtgtacctggatcacagtgcaggtattctgtccttctacagcgtctctgacaccatgactctcctgcacaaagtccagaccacattcactcagcctctctatgctggacttcATGTTTATCCTGGAACCACTGCTGAGTTGTGTAAACTCAAATAG